One window of the Candidatus Marinimicrobia bacterium CG08_land_8_20_14_0_20_45_22 genome contains the following:
- a CDS encoding cob(I)yrinic acid a,c-diamide adenosyltransferase — translation MIHVYTGDGKGKTTAALGLALRAYGAGLRVVIFQFVKGQIYNEIKAIREFLPAIIIKQFGRKCFIRSEPELEDIRLAQEGLKEAKRAVADGQYDLIILDEANIAIYFKLFTADELLELIHSKPEGVELVITGRKADPKILAAADLVTEMKEIKHYYQKGIPARPGIEY, via the coding sequence ATGATTCATGTTTACACCGGCGACGGAAAAGGGAAAACGACCGCCGCGTTGGGTTTGGCGCTTCGCGCTTACGGAGCGGGACTTCGCGTAGTGATTTTCCAATTTGTCAAAGGTCAAATCTATAACGAAATCAAAGCTATCCGCGAATTTTTACCCGCGATTATTATCAAGCAATTCGGACGCAAATGCTTCATCCGATCTGAGCCGGAACTGGAGGATATTCGCCTCGCGCAGGAAGGTTTGAAAGAAGCCAAACGCGCCGTCGCGGACGGTCAATACGATCTAATCATCCTCGACGAAGCAAATATTGCCATTTATTTCAAACTGTTCACTGCTGATGAACTGCTGGAACTCATTCACTCCAAACCCGAAGGCGTCGAACTCGTGATCACCGGCAGAAAGGCCGACCCGAAAATTCTCGCCGCCGCCGATTTAGTGACGGAAATGAAGGAGATCAAGCACTATTATCAAAAAGGAATTCCAGCCAGACCGGGAATCGAGTATTGA
- the feoB gene encoding ferrous iron transport protein B, whose amino-acid sequence MRIALAGNPNSGKTSIFNAITGQHQHIGNYPGVTVEKKFGRIRYKNDLLEIIDLPGTYSLTAYSMEEIVARDFVIQEKPDVIIDVLDSTNLERHLYLLLQFQELGVPLVGALNMSDECEAKGIHVDQNQMSAILGIPLVKTIGNKGSGLGKLLDTAIQVSKGKLPVDQRHLTYGDDVETAHNQIIALLGSDPAFTRKYPPHWLAIKLLEKDRDAIQKVQHGHTQATTILAETDRIRQHLENHFKDDSVAIIAEQRYAYINGTIRETVTVARTRPAVDLTERIDRIVLNRFLGIPIFLLVMFLIYQATFGLGNPLAGYISDLFTRLSEIIKDSMPPGQFRDFLTDGLIAGVGGVLVFLPLVVLLMLGLSLLEDTGYMSRAAFVMDKLFHIFGLHGRSFIPFMLATGCAVPAIMAARSLANRRDRIITILVTPFMMCGAKTPVVAMLAAAFFHEKAGLVFWGVWFFGWVAALTTALFFRKTFFRGDQSPFVMELPPYRLPSPHSVLIHMWQRTLSYIHKAGTIILAAAIIIWFALNYPKPASTIQPVAAHSGIELSQSAPLTTPEQTLRSSFAGKIGVGLEPVLKLAGFDWKLGVTLVAGIAAKEVIISTLGILYGIEEENQAPEDHAKMTAVGWRISRDPAYSPLIAFALMIFVMLYIPCLATLVMVKKELGSWKWPLFQAGYTLVLAFLMAVIIFQGGLLFRSVF is encoded by the coding sequence ATCCGCATCGCATTAGCTGGCAATCCGAATTCCGGTAAGACATCAATCTTCAACGCTATCACCGGTCAGCATCAGCATATCGGTAATTATCCGGGCGTAACCGTAGAGAAAAAGTTCGGACGGATACGCTACAAAAATGATCTCCTAGAAATTATTGACCTGCCCGGCACTTACAGTCTGACAGCTTATTCGATGGAAGAGATTGTCGCCCGGGATTTTGTCATCCAGGAAAAACCGGACGTCATCATCGATGTCCTGGACTCGACCAATCTGGAAAGGCATCTTTATCTGCTATTGCAATTTCAGGAACTCGGCGTGCCTTTAGTCGGCGCTCTGAACATGTCCGACGAATGTGAGGCTAAAGGCATTCATGTTGACCAAAATCAAATGTCCGCCATTCTGGGAATTCCGCTCGTTAAAACGATCGGCAATAAAGGTTCTGGGTTGGGAAAATTGCTGGATACCGCTATTCAGGTTTCTAAGGGAAAACTACCGGTCGATCAAAGGCATTTAACTTATGGCGATGATGTCGAAACCGCGCATAATCAGATCATCGCATTGCTGGGAAGCGATCCTGCTTTTACTCGGAAATATCCGCCTCATTGGCTCGCAATCAAATTGCTTGAAAAAGACCGTGACGCCATTCAAAAAGTCCAGCATGGGCATACACAGGCTACCACAATTTTAGCAGAAACTGACCGCATCCGGCAACATCTCGAAAACCATTTTAAGGACGACAGCGTCGCGATTATCGCCGAACAACGCTACGCTTACATCAATGGCACAATCCGCGAAACCGTTACAGTCGCCCGTACTCGTCCCGCAGTCGATCTGACCGAACGCATCGATCGAATCGTACTCAACCGATTTCTTGGCATTCCGATATTCTTGTTGGTGATGTTTTTAATCTATCAGGCAACTTTCGGGCTAGGTAATCCCCTGGCCGGTTATATCTCGGATTTGTTTACGCGTCTATCAGAAATTATCAAGGATTCAATGCCTCCCGGACAGTTTCGGGATTTTTTAACGGATGGATTGATTGCCGGAGTAGGCGGCGTACTGGTTTTCCTGCCATTAGTTGTTTTACTCATGCTTGGGTTGTCCCTGCTCGAAGACACCGGTTATATGTCCAGAGCGGCATTCGTCATGGACAAGTTATTCCATATCTTTGGCCTGCATGGACGGAGTTTTATCCCATTCATGTTAGCAACCGGCTGTGCGGTGCCTGCCATCATGGCCGCCCGTTCCTTAGCCAATAGGCGCGACCGAATCATCACCATTTTGGTTACGCCGTTCATGATGTGCGGAGCCAAAACGCCGGTCGTCGCTATGTTAGCCGCGGCTTTCTTTCATGAAAAGGCCGGATTGGTTTTTTGGGGCGTGTGGTTTTTCGGCTGGGTCGCGGCATTGACGACTGCCCTATTTTTCCGGAAAACCTTCTTCAGGGGCGATCAGAGTCCGTTCGTGATGGAACTGCCGCCTTACCGACTGCCCTCCCCGCACAGCGTTCTGATCCACATGTGGCAGAGAACGCTGTCCTATATTCATAAAGCCGGGACGATCATTTTGGCTGCGGCCATCATTATCTGGTTTGCTCTCAATTATCCCAAACCAGCCTCCACAATTCAGCCAGTCGCCGCACATTCCGGAATCGAACTAAGCCAATCCGCACCGCTGACAACGCCGGAGCAAACCCTGCGTTCCAGTTTTGCTGGAAAAATTGGAGTCGGGCTCGAACCGGTCTTGAAATTAGCCGGTTTCGACTGGAAACTCGGCGTCACTCTCGTCGCTGGTATCGCCGCGAAAGAGGTCATCATTTCCACGTTAGGCATTCTCTACGGCATCGAAGAAGAAAATCAGGCGCCGGAAGATCATGCGAAAATGACAGCAGTGGGTTGGCGGATCAGTCGCGATCCAGCGTACTCGCCGCTTATCGCTTTTGCATTGATGATTTTCGTAATGCTTTATATTCCCTGCCTTGCCACCTTAGTCATGGTCAAAAAGGAACTCGGCAGTTGGAAATGGCCGCTTTTTCAAGCAGGTTATACGCTGGTGCTCGCTTTCTTAATGGCGGTTATCATTTTTCAGGGTGGATTGCTATTTCGATCCGTTTTCTGA